One genomic segment of Aquipluma nitroreducens includes these proteins:
- a CDS encoding cache domain-containing protein: MLGLFFKKLAISSNISTYLSRTLIIITVATTVIIGGVMIFQQTLYFNKISKQKNTEYIENQKIYIKEIVNNEFEYIRIQNEFFKKNINNKVKRNVNQAYNTAESIYQKYVGKKSEEEIKALIVATISSLRFDMEYEEVFISTMDGTGVYYPRKPEFTDKDMRLFRDSNGSTVIRNEINLLNLKDEGFVEYDIKPKNDEVTAHLKKITFVKKFKHFNWYFGSKQYLNDYFPKFIEEIAQKISSVRFRHGGYIFMNNMNGTPIVMDGSVYKGNLNMLTNPGDPRHQTFIQQLDVAKKNLEGGYFYYKWNKINETSFSEKCSFVRSFNDYNWLIGAGFYLDEIDKSIIQQQELLHKDQRNSIIIILIIFFILLFFEVLIIYHFNSKYKSDFERFFNFFFSLQTNFNQIKTADLYFDEFKRAGLAANEMVLSRKEIENRLIEEQKKATESDRLKSAFLANMSHEIRTPMNAILGFSELLEDESQDELDKVLFVKLIRKNGEILLNLINDIIDISKIEANLLSIRKKPLNLNKFLNEVSNHYIETIATRNDRKIRFLTINNIEPNQIIITDEIRLRQILDNLIGNAIKFTPEGSITLNVKKEGEAIYYSVSDTGIGIPADQQSTIFERFMQAEHDQGVNFGGTGLGLAISKNLIELLGGNLHVDSKAGEGSIFYFQLPID, translated from the coding sequence ATGCTTGGTCTGTTTTTTAAAAAATTAGCAATCTCCTCTAACATTTCAACATACCTCAGCCGTACGCTAATCATAATTACCGTTGCTACAACAGTGATTATCGGAGGAGTTATGATTTTTCAGCAAACCCTTTACTTTAATAAAATAAGCAAACAAAAGAATACCGAATATATTGAAAATCAGAAAATTTACATCAAAGAAATTGTAAATAACGAATTTGAATACATCAGGATTCAAAACGAGTTTTTCAAAAAGAATATCAATAATAAGGTTAAGCGAAATGTTAACCAAGCTTATAATACTGCAGAATCGATTTATCAAAAATACGTTGGAAAAAAATCAGAAGAAGAGATAAAAGCCCTTATCGTTGCTACAATTTCATCTCTTCGGTTTGATATGGAATATGAGGAGGTATTTATTTCCACCATGGACGGAACTGGTGTCTATTATCCAAGAAAACCTGAATTTACCGACAAAGATATGCGCCTGTTTAGAGACTCTAACGGGTCAACTGTTATCCGTAATGAGATAAATCTTTTGAACTTAAAGGATGAGGGATTTGTGGAATATGACATCAAACCTAAAAACGATGAAGTTACTGCCCACCTAAAGAAAATAACATTTGTCAAAAAATTCAAGCATTTCAACTGGTACTTTGGTTCGAAGCAGTATCTCAACGACTATTTCCCTAAATTCATAGAAGAAATCGCACAAAAGATTAGTTCTGTCCGTTTCAGACATGGTGGATATATTTTCATGAATAACATGAATGGCACTCCCATTGTTATGGATGGATCCGTTTATAAAGGCAATTTGAATATGCTTACAAATCCTGGTGATCCTCGTCATCAGACATTTATTCAGCAACTTGATGTAGCAAAAAAGAATCTGGAAGGTGGATATTTCTATTATAAATGGAATAAGATAAACGAAACAAGTTTTTCCGAAAAATGCTCTTTCGTTCGTTCTTTTAATGATTATAATTGGTTAATTGGCGCCGGCTTCTATCTTGATGAAATTGACAAAAGTATAATACAGCAACAAGAATTACTTCATAAGGATCAGCGAAATAGCATCATTATAATATTAATCATATTTTTTATACTCTTATTTTTTGAAGTACTAATTATCTATCACTTCAATTCAAAATACAAGTCTGATTTTGAACGATTCTTTAATTTTTTCTTTTCGTTGCAAACAAACTTTAATCAAATAAAAACCGCTGACCTTTATTTCGACGAGTTTAAGCGTGCAGGATTGGCAGCAAACGAAATGGTATTGTCGCGAAAAGAAATTGAAAATCGGCTTATTGAAGAACAGAAAAAAGCTACCGAATCTGATCGGTTAAAATCAGCATTCTTAGCTAATATGTCGCACGAAATAAGAACGCCTATGAATGCCATTCTTGGCTTCTCTGAATTATTGGAAGATGAAAGTCAGGATGAACTGGACAAGGTTCTATTCGTTAAACTAATCAGAAAAAACGGCGAAATATTATTGAATTTGATAAACGACATTATTGATATTTCGAAGATCGAAGCCAATTTATTATCAATCCGGAAGAAGCCTCTAAATCTGAACAAATTTTTAAATGAAGTAAGTAATCATTACATAGAAACGATTGCTACCAGAAATGATAGAAAGATTAGATTCTTGACAATTAACAATATTGAACCGAATCAAATCATCATAACTGATGAGATCAGACTTCGTCAAATACTAGACAACTTGATTGGAAATGCAATTAAATTCACCCCTGAAGGTTCGATTACTCTAAACGTAAAAAAGGAAGGAGAAGCTATATATTATAGTGTTTCTGACACTGGGATAGGAATTCCAGCTGATCAACAATCCACCATCTTCGAACGGTTTATGCAGGCCGAACATGACCAGGGAGTAAACTTTGGAGGAACCGGCCTTGGATTGGCGATATCAAAGAATCTGATCGAACTACTTGGAGGAAATCTGCATGTAGATTCAAAAGCCGGGGAAGGATCTATCTTCTATTTTCAACTACCCATCGACTAA
- a CDS encoding LOG family protein, with product MNICVFSSSSNAIADVYVNDAIDLARLIGQSGYCLINGGSNVGTMDVITREAGKHGAKTIGIIPEKLRDFNLASVHAHEIIVSGDMMERKERMRQLADSFIALAGGFGTLEEILEVITLKQLGYHHKAIVFINTNGFYDDLFRQFEKSYEEKFAKESYRKLYFIAKNAAEAMDYIQNYKPEETVNKWFEVPKR from the coding sequence ATGAATATTTGTGTCTTTTCTTCGTCCAGTAATGCCATTGCTGATGTGTATGTGAATGATGCCATTGATTTGGCTCGTCTTATTGGCCAATCGGGCTATTGTTTGATCAATGGTGGATCGAATGTAGGAACAATGGATGTTATCACCCGTGAAGCCGGAAAACATGGAGCAAAGACGATTGGTATTATTCCGGAAAAGCTTCGGGATTTTAATCTGGCTTCTGTTCATGCACACGAAATAATTGTATCAGGAGACATGATGGAGCGAAAGGAGCGGATGCGCCAACTTGCTGATTCTTTTATTGCATTGGCTGGTGGATTTGGCACCTTGGAAGAGATTCTTGAAGTAATAACACTAAAACAATTGGGTTATCACCATAAAGCCATTGTCTTTATCAATACCAACGGTTTCTACGATGATCTGTTTCGTCAGTTTGAAAAATCGTATGAAGAAAAATTCGCTAAGGAAAGTTACCGCAAGCTTTATTTTATAGCCAAAAATGCCGCTGAAGCAATGGATTATATTCAGAATTACAAACCTGAGGAAACCGTTAACAAATGGTTTGAAGTTCCGAAACGTTAG
- the gyrB gene encoding DNA topoisomerase (ATP-hydrolyzing) subunit B — MREIEETQDWGIQNDNGGYDADSIQVLEGLEAVRKRPAMYIGDVNEKGLHHLVYEVVDNSIDEALAGYCKNIDVFINEDNSITVVDDGRGIPTELHTKENRSALEVVMTVLHAGGKFDKGSYKVSGGLHGVGVSCVNALSIHLTVQVHRDGKIWQQEYSKGKPLYSVKEVGETDRTGTTVTFKPDDSIFLVTEYKFEIIAARMRELAFLNAGLQLNITDKRVKIDGDEKSQYKHDEFYSKEGLKEFVEYLDNTRERLIEETIHITAEKAGVPVEIALHYNTSFTENIHSYVNNINTIEGGTHLTGFRRGLTRTLKAYAENSGMLAKMKFEINGDDFREGLTAVVSVKVAEPQFEGQTKTKLGNSEISLPVDQAVSEMLANYLEENPRSARAIVNKVILAAQARHAARKARELVQRKNVLSGAGLPGKLADCSEKDASLCELFLVEGDSAGGTAKQGRNRHFQAILPLRGKILNVEKAMAHRVYDSEEIRNIYTALGITIGTDDDTLAINLEKLRYHKVVIMTDADVDGSHIATLIMTFFFRFMQELIQRGHVYIATPPLYLVKKGKREEYCWTEQQRLRLIEEWGEGKEAGIHVQRYKGLGEMNAEQLWTTTMNPEFRTLRQVTIENAAEADHIFSMLMGDEVPPRRQFIEDHAVYANIDV; from the coding sequence ATGAGAGAAATTGAAGAAACCCAGGATTGGGGAATCCAGAATGATAATGGTGGTTATGATGCCGATAGTATTCAGGTACTCGAAGGTTTAGAGGCAGTTCGGAAACGTCCGGCCATGTACATTGGCGATGTGAACGAAAAAGGCTTGCACCACCTGGTATATGAAGTCGTTGACAACTCAATTGATGAGGCTTTAGCTGGATATTGTAAAAATATTGATGTTTTCATTAATGAAGACAATTCGATAACGGTAGTTGATGATGGTCGTGGTATCCCAACCGAACTTCATACCAAAGAAAATCGTTCGGCGCTCGAAGTGGTAATGACTGTTTTGCACGCCGGTGGAAAATTTGACAAAGGAAGTTACAAGGTTTCCGGAGGTTTGCATGGAGTAGGGGTTTCGTGCGTAAATGCACTTTCTATTCACTTAACAGTTCAGGTTCACCGCGATGGCAAAATCTGGCAACAGGAATACAGCAAGGGAAAACCTTTGTACAGTGTGAAAGAAGTTGGCGAAACGGATCGTACCGGAACTACAGTTACGTTTAAACCCGATGATTCTATCTTTCTGGTTACAGAATATAAATTTGAAATCATCGCTGCCCGTATGCGCGAGTTGGCATTCCTGAATGCGGGATTGCAACTAAACATCACAGATAAACGTGTGAAGATTGATGGTGATGAAAAAAGTCAGTATAAACACGATGAGTTTTACTCAAAAGAAGGATTAAAAGAGTTTGTTGAGTATCTGGACAATACCCGCGAGCGCCTCATTGAAGAAACCATCCACATTACAGCTGAGAAAGCTGGTGTTCCAGTCGAAATAGCTCTTCATTACAATACTTCGTTTACCGAAAATATTCATTCGTACGTAAACAATATCAATACTATTGAAGGTGGAACGCACCTAACGGGATTCCGTCGCGGATTAACGCGTACGTTGAAAGCTTATGCCGAAAACAGCGGGATGCTTGCCAAAATGAAATTCGAGATCAATGGTGACGACTTTCGTGAAGGATTAACTGCTGTGGTTTCTGTAAAAGTTGCTGAACCTCAGTTTGAAGGACAGACCAAAACAAAATTGGGAAACTCCGAAATTAGTTTGCCAGTCGATCAGGCTGTGAGTGAAATGCTGGCCAATTATCTGGAAGAAAATCCACGGTCAGCACGTGCAATCGTAAATAAAGTTATCCTTGCCGCACAGGCTCGTCATGCAGCCCGAAAAGCAAGGGAATTGGTTCAGCGCAAGAATGTTCTTTCAGGAGCTGGGTTGCCAGGTAAACTTGCCGACTGCTCCGAAAAAGATGCTTCACTTTGCGAATTGTTTTTGGTCGAAGGAGACTCAGCAGGGGGTACAGCCAAGCAGGGACGTAACCGACATTTTCAGGCCATTTTGCCTCTCCGCGGAAAGATTCTGAATGTGGAGAAAGCAATGGCACATCGGGTGTATGATAGCGAAGAAATCAGGAATATATATACTGCGCTGGGAATTACCATCGGAACTGATGACGATACATTGGCGATTAATCTTGAAAAGCTGAGATATCATAAGGTTGTAATTATGACCGATGCCGACGTGGATGGTAGCCATATCGCCACTTTGATTATGACTTTCTTTTTCCGTTTCATGCAAGAACTGATACAACGTGGTCACGTTTATATTGCAACTCCTCCACTTTATTTAGTAAAGAAAGGAAAGCGCGAAGAATACTGCTGGACCGAACAACAACGCCTTCGTTTAATTGAAGAATGGGGTGAAGGAAAAGAAGCCGGAATACATGTACAGCGCTATAAAGGTCTTGGAGAAATGAACGCCGAACAGTTGTGGACAACTACAATGAATCCTGAATTTCGGACTTTGCGTCAGGTAACCATTGAGAATGCTGCTGAGGCGGATCATATTTTCAGTATGCTGATGGGCGATGAGGTTCCGCCACGGCGCCAGTTTATTGAAGATCATGCCGTGTACGCAAACATCGACGTTTAA
- a CDS encoding tetratricopeptide repeat protein, whose translation MKTTRFVFILFLLAYSPILITAQQTVYYQSVSQKIQEAKELYLARNYVSAINQFDQIASSSGENSDVRAEAMFYKALCGLKLDNGNAEEQIAEFLKEFPESSFRNRALFEQAIYQFDKKKYPAVLKTLESIDKSEISKDELAHFYYMKGYANFEKEKFDAALTAFSEIKDGNSLYAAPSQYYFGHIHYLKGNYETALQEFLKLKKNPVFEKVIPFYISQIYYKQAKYREVVDYTAPLINKVPADQQLELARLLGDSYFHLREFKNAIQFLEFYLSDKNNKGREENYMLGYCYYLNSQEAKAIPYLEIACKGKDELAQNAYYHLADCYVTTNDKNKARQAFEAASELDFDPKIKEDALFNYAKITYELSYSPFNETIKAFDKYITSYPNAERNDVAYDYLVKVYMSTSNYRDAMASIENIKVKNQSVKKAYQRVAYYRALECFNNLDYNGALENFNKSIDAGDFNKNYHSLALFWKAEALFRLNDFNKAITGYNAFMKSPGAIVLPEYKTAHYNLAYAYFQVKDYSAASDYFRKYLNLEDDLRSEKVADANNRLGDCNFLNRDYSQAISNYDKALRLNVYDADYSLYQKAFCLGLQRDNQGKINALNSLIQIYPNSSYQDDALFELGRTYERINQPQMATTYYKQLITKYPQSNLQNKALVQLGLVSYNANDFKGAVNYYKQVVDQSPNSPETQSALAGMKNSYVEMNDVDSYFAYTNKLGNGVQVSVNEQDSLSYQAAEKLYMAGDKKARAQFERYLNQFPNGGFVLNSHFYLAQLLYADGEFDKALAEYEMVIAQPDNYFTEGALSKAAGLHYNDQNYVQALAYFERLAKISNSGNNLPDALTGIMRCQFNLAKYPDCITTANQILALEKVSDILKRETNYKLGLSYYNSGNADKAFPILSKLSTDTNSAEGAESKFLVAEILFEKQKLKESEKEIMDFIDKNSPHQFWLAKSFLLLSDIYLKNGDEFQAKHTLKSIEENYPEKEDGILEATRQKLQVIEADEASQTKNQSKPLEINISGGKK comes from the coding sequence ATGAAGACAACCCGATTCGTATTCATTCTGTTTCTGCTGGCATACTCACCAATTTTGATAACAGCCCAGCAAACGGTCTATTATCAGTCAGTCAGTCAGAAAATACAAGAGGCAAAAGAATTGTATTTAGCCCGAAATTACGTTTCTGCTATTAATCAGTTTGATCAGATAGCATCATCGTCCGGAGAAAATTCTGATGTCCGGGCCGAAGCTATGTTTTACAAAGCTTTATGTGGACTGAAACTCGACAACGGAAATGCTGAAGAACAAATTGCTGAATTTTTAAAAGAGTTTCCTGAAAGTTCGTTCCGAAATAGGGCATTGTTCGAACAGGCTATTTACCAATTCGACAAAAAGAAATATCCGGCAGTTTTGAAAACCCTTGAAAGTATTGATAAATCGGAAATTTCGAAAGATGAACTGGCCCATTTCTATTACATGAAAGGGTATGCCAATTTCGAAAAAGAAAAATTCGATGCCGCGTTGACTGCTTTTTCTGAAATTAAAGACGGAAACTCGCTTTACGCAGCTCCATCACAATATTACTTTGGACATATTCATTACCTGAAGGGGAATTACGAAACAGCTCTTCAAGAATTTCTGAAGCTGAAAAAGAATCCGGTTTTCGAGAAAGTGATACCGTTTTACATCAGCCAGATTTATTATAAACAGGCTAAATACCGTGAGGTGGTTGATTATACCGCTCCGTTGATTAACAAAGTGCCTGCTGATCAACAACTAGAACTCGCACGTCTTTTGGGTGATTCGTATTTCCATTTGCGCGAATTTAAAAATGCCATTCAGTTTTTGGAATTTTACCTTTCGGATAAAAATAACAAAGGACGCGAAGAAAATTACATGCTTGGCTATTGCTATTACCTGAATAGTCAGGAAGCAAAGGCAATTCCGTATCTTGAGATTGCCTGCAAAGGAAAAGATGAACTGGCTCAAAATGCCTATTACCATTTGGCTGATTGTTATGTGACAACCAACGATAAAAACAAAGCACGACAGGCTTTTGAAGCCGCTTCAGAACTCGATTTTGATCCAAAGATCAAAGAAGATGCGCTGTTTAATTATGCCAAAATTACCTACGAATTGTCGTATTCACCGTTTAACGAGACCATCAAGGCATTCGATAAGTACATTACTTCGTACCCGAATGCTGAGCGAAACGATGTGGCCTACGATTACCTGGTTAAAGTTTACATGAGTACCAGCAATTACCGTGATGCGATGGCTTCCATCGAAAACATCAAGGTGAAAAATCAGTCGGTAAAAAAGGCCTATCAACGGGTTGCATATTACAGGGCGCTGGAATGCTTCAATAACCTGGATTACAATGGGGCATTGGAAAACTTCAATAAATCGATCGATGCTGGCGATTTCAATAAAAATTACCATTCACTTGCCCTTTTCTGGAAAGCTGAGGCCTTGTTTCGGTTAAACGATTTCAATAAGGCGATCACGGGTTATAATGCATTTATGAAATCGCCGGGTGCGATTGTACTTCCTGAATATAAAACGGCACATTATAATTTGGCCTATGCCTATTTTCAGGTGAAGGATTATTCCGCCGCCAGTGATTATTTCAGGAAATACCTGAATCTGGAAGATGATTTGCGAAGCGAAAAAGTGGCCGATGCCAATAATCGTTTGGGCGATTGCAATTTCCTAAATCGTGATTATAGTCAGGCTATTTCGAATTACGACAAAGCATTGAGGTTGAATGTGTACGATGCGGATTATTCGCTTTATCAGAAAGCTTTCTGTCTGGGTTTGCAGCGAGATAATCAGGGTAAAATCAATGCTTTGAATTCGTTGATACAAATCTATCCGAATTCTTCCTATCAGGATGATGCTCTATTTGAACTTGGACGCACCTACGAGCGCATCAATCAGCCGCAAATGGCCACGACTTATTACAAACAATTAATCACAAAATATCCGCAGAGCAATTTGCAGAACAAAGCTTTGGTTCAACTCGGATTGGTTTCGTACAATGCTAACGATTTCAAGGGCGCAGTAAATTATTACAAACAGGTGGTCGACCAATCGCCAAATAGTCCCGAAACACAGTCGGCTTTAGCCGGAATGAAAAATAGCTACGTTGAGATGAACGATGTTGACTCGTACTTTGCTTATACCAATAAACTAGGCAATGGCGTTCAGGTTTCAGTAAATGAGCAGGATTCGTTATCGTACCAGGCAGCCGAAAAGTTATATATGGCTGGGGATAAAAAAGCCAGGGCGCAATTCGAACGGTACCTCAATCAATTTCCCAATGGAGGTTTTGTATTGAATTCGCATTTCTACCTGGCTCAATTGCTTTATGCCGATGGTGAATTTGATAAAGCATTGGCAGAATATGAGATGGTAATTGCTCAACCCGATAACTATTTCACTGAAGGAGCTCTTTCGAAAGCTGCCGGGCTACATTATAATGACCAGAATTACGTGCAAGCGCTTGCGTATTTCGAACGGCTGGCCAAAATCTCAAATTCAGGAAATAATTTACCCGATGCGCTGACCGGAATTATGCGCTGTCAGTTCAATCTAGCTAAATATCCGGACTGCATCACGACTGCCAATCAGATTTTAGCTCTCGAAAAAGTTTCGGATATTTTGAAGCGTGAAACCAATTACAAGCTGGGATTATCATACTATAACTCCGGAAATGCCGACAAAGCCTTTCCGATTTTAAGTAAACTATCGACTGATACCAATTCTGCTGAAGGCGCTGAATCGAAGTTTTTAGTTGCTGAAATATTGTTTGAAAAGCAGAAGTTGAAAGAGTCAGAAAAAGAGATTATGGATTTCATCGATAAAAATTCGCCTCATCAATTCTGGCTGGCCAAAAGCTTTCTGTTGCTTTCGGATATTTACCTGAAAAATGGCGATGAATTTCAGGCAAAACACACGCTAAAAAGTATCGAAGAAAACTATCCGGAGAAAGAAGATGGAATTCTCGAAGCAACACGCCAAAAATTACAGGTGATTGAAGCAGATGAAGCCAGTCAAACCAAGAACCAGAGCAAGCCGCTCGAAATCAATATTTCCGGAGGAAAGAAATAA
- a CDS encoding cell division ATP-binding protein FtsE codes for MSEENIIELINADIIQRDHVVLTDINLEIKTGEFVYLIGKVGTGKSSLIKTLNAELPLEKGEGKVAGFNLAEIKTRDIPFLRRKLGVVFQDFRLLTDRNVYDNLTFVLKATDWKNEWEIAERVNEVLSMVGMTQKLKSMPHQLSGGEQQRVTIARAILNNPEIILADEPTGNLDPHTSIELMQIFKDLNDQGKTVVIATHDYPLIRKFPARIITVDDHKIYETVLTRKENQG; via the coding sequence ATGTCAGAAGAAAACATCATTGAGCTCATTAACGCCGACATTATTCAGCGTGATCATGTGGTACTTACAGATATTAATCTGGAAATTAAAACAGGCGAATTTGTTTACCTCATTGGGAAAGTAGGAACCGGAAAATCGAGCCTGATTAAAACTTTGAATGCAGAATTACCCCTCGAAAAAGGTGAAGGTAAAGTAGCTGGGTTCAATTTAGCGGAAATTAAAACCCGCGATATCCCTTTTTTGCGGCGCAAATTAGGTGTCGTATTTCAGGATTTCCGATTGCTTACCGATCGCAATGTTTACGATAACCTGACCTTTGTACTGAAAGCAACCGATTGGAAAAACGAATGGGAAATAGCCGAACGTGTAAACGAAGTTCTCTCGATGGTGGGTATGACGCAAAAATTAAAATCGATGCCGCACCAACTTTCAGGCGGAGAGCAACAACGCGTGACCATTGCGAGAGCGATCCTGAATAATCCTGAAATTATTTTGGCTGACGAGCCTACCGGAAATCTCGACCCACATACATCAATTGAGTTAATGCAAATCTTTAAAGACCTGAACGATCAAGGCAAAACTGTTGTAATTGCCACGCACGACTACCCGCTAATCCGGAAATTTCCGGCTCGGATCATCACTGTCGACGACCATAAAATATATGAAACGGTACTTACCCGCAAAGAAAATCAAGGGTGA
- a CDS encoding glycosyltransferase, translating into MKKISLSVINDLVTDNRVHKVAVSLKKMGFEPVLIGRLLPESHPVERDYQTHRMKLLFRKSAMFYLEYNIRLFLYLLKSEIDVFVANDLDTLPANYLASRIKHKPLIYDSHEYFTEVPELIGRPVVKAIWLRLEKLLVPKVDAAYTVCDSIAEVYRDLYKVDFKVVRNLPVCSMFEEPKHQEKAPDQPKIILYQGALNLGRGVGAAIRSIPYLDGVELWLVGDGDQTSELKQLVIEMKLESKVKFLGRLPLHKLREVTLQADLGISLEEDLGLNYRFALPNKLFDYIQAGVPVLVSNLPEMMQIVEHYRIGIIAETHQRKVLAELMRDALFDEEKRLVWKQNLQKAAKELCWENEEKILKSVYERFL; encoded by the coding sequence TTGAAGAAAATTTCACTCAGTGTAATCAACGATTTGGTTACCGATAACCGCGTTCACAAAGTAGCCGTCAGTCTGAAAAAAATGGGTTTTGAGCCTGTTCTGATTGGTCGTTTATTACCCGAAAGTCATCCTGTGGAGCGCGATTATCAGACTCACAGGATGAAACTCTTGTTTCGGAAAAGTGCAATGTTTTACCTCGAATACAATATTCGCTTATTTTTATATCTCCTGAAATCTGAAATTGATGTTTTTGTGGCGAATGATCTGGATACACTTCCGGCGAATTATTTGGCCTCACGAATAAAGCACAAGCCGCTGATTTACGACAGCCACGAGTATTTTACTGAAGTTCCTGAATTGATTGGAAGGCCGGTTGTAAAAGCGATTTGGTTGAGGCTCGAAAAACTTCTGGTTCCGAAAGTTGATGCTGCTTACACCGTTTGCGATTCGATTGCTGAGGTTTATCGTGATTTGTATAAAGTCGATTTTAAGGTAGTTCGCAATCTTCCGGTTTGTTCCATGTTTGAAGAACCAAAACATCAAGAAAAAGCGCCTGATCAGCCGAAAATAATTCTTTATCAGGGAGCGCTAAATTTGGGGCGTGGCGTTGGGGCGGCGATCCGCTCTATTCCCTATCTGGATGGCGTCGAACTTTGGTTGGTAGGCGATGGCGACCAAACCAGCGAATTAAAACAATTGGTTATTGAAATGAAACTGGAATCGAAAGTGAAATTTCTGGGGCGTTTGCCGCTTCATAAGTTGCGAGAAGTGACCCTTCAGGCTGATTTGGGAATTTCGTTGGAAGAAGATTTGGGTTTGAATTACCGCTTTGCTTTACCCAATAAATTGTTCGATTACATTCAGGCAGGAGTGCCGGTATTGGTTTCGAATCTTCCGGAAATGATGCAAATTGTAGAACATTATCGGATTGGCATCATTGCTGAAACTCACCAGCGAAAGGTGTTAGCCGAATTGATGAGGGATGCGCTTTTTGATGAGGAGAAACGCCTGGTTTGGAAACAAAACCTTCAGAAAGCCGCAAAGGAGCTGTGCTGGGAAAATGAAGAGAAAATTTTGAAAAGTGTTTACGAACGTTTTCTCTAA
- the murB gene encoding UDP-N-acetylmuramate dehydrogenase, with amino-acid sequence MIRSYSDYQLQKHHTFGTKAIANYYFEFTETEDLEAFLATTTHWQNLPILILGEGSNLLFVNDFQGLIINPNIPGIKIAHEDRNNIWLEVGAGVVWDDLVEYAVFNWWGGIENLSLIPGKVGAAAVQNIGAYGMEIQNRIESVTGFDLESQTEYTLDIADCQYAYRDSIFKNQLKDRFIITSVSIKLDKFPEFILNYGDLKTEAEKLGAINLRTIRKAVIGIRESKLPDPKIHGNAGSFFKNPIVETSMAEQLLTTHPNMPHYPAPDSQTKLAAGWLIEQCGWKGFRRGDAGVHEKQALVLVNYGNATGKEIYDLSEEIKQSVQEKFGVDLEREVNVIG; translated from the coding sequence ATGATTCGCTCCTACTCCGATTACCAGCTCCAAAAGCATCATACATTCGGCACCAAAGCTATAGCCAATTACTATTTCGAATTTACCGAAACCGAAGACCTGGAGGCCTTTTTAGCTACCACAACCCATTGGCAAAATCTCCCGATCCTTATTTTGGGCGAAGGAAGTAACCTGCTTTTCGTGAATGATTTTCAGGGGCTGATTATCAACCCAAACATTCCCGGGATAAAGATTGCCCATGAAGACCGAAACAACATTTGGCTTGAAGTGGGCGCTGGTGTTGTTTGGGACGATCTGGTTGAATATGCCGTTTTTAATTGGTGGGGAGGTATCGAAAATTTATCGCTCATTCCCGGTAAGGTTGGCGCTGCTGCAGTACAAAACATTGGCGCTTATGGCATGGAAATTCAGAACCGCATCGAATCGGTTACAGGGTTCGATCTGGAATCGCAAACCGAATACACGTTAGATATAGCCGATTGTCAATACGCATACCGCGACAGCATCTTCAAAAACCAGTTGAAAGATCGTTTCATCATTACCAGCGTTAGTATTAAACTCGATAAATTTCCGGAGTTTATCCTGAATTACGGCGACCTGAAAACGGAAGCTGAAAAACTTGGAGCTATCAATCTAAGAACCATCCGCAAAGCAGTAATCGGCATTCGCGAATCGAAATTACCCGATCCTAAAATACATGGGAATGCTGGCAGTTTCTTTAAAAATCCAATTGTCGAAACCTCGATGGCCGAGCAACTGTTAACGACTCACCCGAATATGCCCCACTACCCTGCTCCTGACAGTCAAACTAAGCTGGCTGCTGGTTGGCTCATCGAACAATGTGGATGGAAAGGTTTCCGACGCGGCGATGCCGGAGTGCACGAAAAACAGGCTTTGGTGCTGGTAAACTACGGAAACGCCACCGGAAAAGAAATCTATGACCTTTCAGAAGAAATTAAACAATCGGTTCAGGAAAAATTTGGGGTTGATTTGGAACGGGAAGTAAATGTAATCGGGTAG